The genomic window ATCCCATGGTAAATATAAAGATCACATGAGGTCTTTAGTTGTCACAAATAATGAAGCTAGAAATAAATTATCATTGGAACAAATTTATAAACATAACTTTAAATAATTCTACATATTTGCTGGCTGACAGTCTTGGGGTAAGCTGAGGTGACATAGAGTCAGTGGGCTGGCGTAGCAGGGAGAAATAAAGACGTAAAGTCAAGGGACATGGAGAATAGAATGagaatctcaaaaaataaagtttccAGAGAGATATaataaagagaagggagaaaaacacaaaactcaaatagaaaattgttttttttttctaaaaatagacTTAAAATATCCTTAAGGAAAGCCTACTGAAAtggcaaaataaagaaatatgtaCCATAGTTGTGTGAACAGAAAGGTAtttcaaagaaaatcttaaaaggCTCCCCTAAAGTAAAATTATCATATAAAATGTCCTCATGAATTAATGATTAGAAGAAAAAGGAGTAAGACTATTATATAATTTGCTTAGAAAACCAATTTTTTTGAGtcgggtctcactatatagtcctagctggcctggtactcactgtGAACAaacaggctagcctccaactcagtgatccacctgcctctgcctccttagtgttgAGATAGAAGGAGGGtgccaccaaggccagctctcttttcagttttagagcttttcctgctttctctcatttttctgtacatctttttctctgctctgtatTATCTTAAGACACCACTGTTCTTGCTTTATAGAGTCAACACCTGGTCAATATTCACTTGTAACCTTTCCTGCTACTTTTTACCTCTTGACACAAGTCTGCAATTTATTTGGGATTGTTTCCTTCTGCCTACTTAATCCATTAAAAGTGTTTCTCTTGGTGCCATGTGAGTCAATGATTTCTCTCAGTCTTTGCTGAGAAATTTCAATTCTGAAGGCTCTGTGTGCTAGAGTTATACTCGGGAATACTTTCCCCCAGGAATTTAAAGACATTGTCTTTGATTTCATGACTAATGCCCACAAGTCAATTCTTGGCTTTACTGATGCTCctttaaaagaaatacattgtCTTCATACGGTTGGTTTAACATTTTTCCTCTTCTGGATCTTGTGTTGAGCACCTTTCCTGTGAGATGCTCAAGTAGGCTCTGCTTCTTACAGACCCTGCTGAGGTTGTCCTGGATACCCTGAACAGTCAAAGACTCACCAGTGGTAGAAACTCCCAGTCATTGTCTCTTCAGACATTGGTTAGCTTTTCCTTACACCTCAAATCTCCTCTCTTACTTCCTCCTCACGACAAAACCCTTTTTCCTAACGGGCTCACTGGCTTTCAgggttatttatttctttttagttgaATGACAACTAAAACCTACATTTCAAGAAGAACTTAAACTGTCATAATTTGCCTTTTTCATTGCTGTGTGGCTTTGGTGGCGAAGGAATTTGGGTAAAACTACAACTGCTTCACTTCACATAGACTGATAGTTAAGACTTAGAAATAGACGGTGAGATATTAAAAAAGCTTCTCAATTGCTCATTTTCTGCCAAAAGTTCAAAGAGTTTTGGCATAGTCTTATCTACAGACATGTAATGAGTTAGAAGCCAAGCATGCATTTCACCAGGCTTACTGAACACAGCAGAAAGCTGTAATTACAAATCAACAAGTATGTTACTGCTCCACTTTATTAACAAGCAAAATACTATTCATTATTATTCATCAGTTTCACCCAAAGTACCTTAAGGGTACactaaacaatgaaacaaaatgatTTAACATCAAAAATAATATTTGCTGATTGATAAACTTTACCCAAGGCACCAGCTAACACAAAATGACAAAGCTGAAAACTTccaataaacaaaatcaaacagaatagccaaatttcaaaagaaatttccTCCTTTGAAGCGTTCAGAAAAGACACACAAATTAAAACATGGACTTATTtgtatgagaaagaaaaaggtaaacGTGATGCCCTCAACAGCcctacattttcctttttcagaaAGATATAATTCTGAGATTAATtatcaaaataatcaaaagatAAATTTATTAATATAGCAAAACAGTGACTTAAcagctatatttttaaatgggatgagaaattatacattttctctttaatttttgtcAAATAAGAATTCAGACATTAACGGTATCATTTCCAGAACACGTGCAGCCACATAGACAGGAGCACGAGCATGCACGGAGCTCATACACTTTACATCTTTACGACTGGGCTATTCAGGGCACGTAGCCTGAGAGTGAACACGGCATAATGTGGCTTTCCATTCAGACAGAAAGATCCAGACAACACAAGTAATTTTAAGCAATCTAcgtttgaaaagacaaaaatagacgGAAAGGGCAGGTGCCACAAATCCAAATTTTTTTGAGAGCAGTAAAACGTCTCAGGAGATCATCAAGAGTAtcacacaaagaaaattttatactattttgggtttttttgggctATGGAAGTATTAATCACCAAGAGATAGTCATATGCTATGCTTCGTATAACTAAAAGCCTAGTACTTTCATACTAATAAAAAACTATCAGAACACTTAGGAATTTACATCACttagttcagtggttctcaaccttcctatgaccctttaataaatTTCTTCGTGATGTGGGGACCTGGGaggataaaattattttgttactacttcataactgtaatatgTTTCTGTtatgactcataatgtaaatatctgatatgcagaatatctggtGTATaacccctgtgagagggtagtTAGACTCCCCAAAGCCCCCCCCCAAatccagaggttgagaaccaatgaCTTAGCTAAAAACAAAGCTCTCCCTGCCATGGAGATTTTCCTTAAGTTCTCTCCCAGAATCTTGAACCAAAAGCTCAGGGATCATGGGATTGAGAAATCTGAACTCACCAGTCCCAGAATCCCCAGTCAGACACACCTCATACTGGTAGCTCTGGGACAAGGTTCCTGCTCCACTGACATCCACCAGGTGTCCAGGAAAGTGTCTCTCAGGAGCAGAGCAACCAGCCAGAGAGGCTGACTGAGCTCTCCTGCACAGTCTCAGACCCAcaaacagcagcacagacaagagAAAGAGCGAAGACACAGACGCCAAGGCGATGACAAGATACAACGTGAGCAAGTCGTCATTGTCGTGCACGGGGTCGCGTGCCACCTCCGGTAGTGGCAAGTAGGGTTGAGAGAAGCCATCCACCACCAGCACTTGCAGAGTGACACTGGCAGACCGCGGAGGATCGCCATTGTCCttgaccagcagcagcagcctgtgcttgggcGCATCACGCTCACTCAGCAGCCTGGTGGTGCGCACCTCGCCATTGTGAGCCCACACGCTGAACAGCCCTGGCTCTGAAGCCTTAAGCAGCTGGAACGACAGCCAGGCATTCTGGCCAGAGTCTCGGTCCACAGCCACCACCTTGGTGACCAGATAGCCAGGCTCCGCTGCCCTGGGTAGCAGCTCTGTGAAGGGCGCAGAGGCGTTCTGCAGCGGGTAGAGCACGAAGGGCGCATTGTCGTTGGCGTCCAGCACCAGCACGCGCACCAGCGCCTGGCTGCTGAGCGCGGGCGAGCCTTGGTCTGTGGCGCCCACGTGGAACTCGAAGGTCTGCAGGGCCTCATAGTCCAGGGTCCTGGGAGCGAACAGCTGACCATTTTCGGCATTTATGGAGACCAGCGAGGTGATGGGCAGATGCGAGTCGTGAGTGGGCAGCAGCGAGTAGGTGATGTGGGCATTGGAGCCTGAGTCTGAGTCTGTGGCGCTGATGGTGCCTATGTGCAGGGCGGGGCTGTTGTTCTCGTGGACAGACAGGGTGTAGGAGCTTTGGGTGAAGGCGGGGGCGTTGTCGTTGACGTCAGAGACCTGCACTGTTATGGTGTGCTGGGTTGTGAGCCTGGGTGTGCCCATGTCGCTGATTGTGATGGTGATGTTGTACTCAGctctgctctctctgtccagaggGCTCTCTGTTACCAGGGTGTAGAAATTCTTGAAAGTCGATTTTAGGATGAACGGCAGGGTTTCTGGAATAGAACAAATCACCTTTCCATTCTCTCCAGAATCCCTGTCTCCAACTCTAAAGATGCTGATTACAGTCTCAGGAGCATTTTCTGGGACTGAGCTGGTCAGTGAAGATATGGTCAGCTCTGGGGCATTGTCGTTCACATCCACCACCTCTATCAGCACAGCGCCCTTCCCAGAAAGGCCTCCTCCATCCGTGGCCTCGATTTTCACGTGGTAAgatttaattttctcaaagtcCAATCCCTTTTTCAGTCGTATTTCTCCCGTGATTTCGTTTATTGAGAACGTCTGTCGAACTTCATCTGATGCTTGGAACAAGCCATAGGAAACTCTCCCAAAGTTGCCAGCATCTGCATCCTGTGCTAGGACAATCAGGACCGCGGAGTCTGGGGGGCTGCTCTCCAGGACCTGCACCTCATAGGGGGTCTTCACAAATTCAGGGGCATTGTCATTGATATCCAGGATCAGGATTCGAACCATGGCTGTTCCTGACCTAGGTGGAGAGCCCCCATCCAGAGCCGTGAGGGTCAAGCTCAGCTCTGCCTGCTCCTCTCTGTCCAGGGCTGTGTCCTGCACCAATTCTGGGTATTTCTTGCCTTCACTATTATTTCGAGTAAGGACATGAAAATGAGAGTTGGGGTTGACTGTGTACTCTTGAAGCCCATTGCTGCCCACATCCAAATCCTGGGCTAAATTCAGTGGTAACAGAGTTCCTGGCTGACTGTTTTCTCGTATTTTCAAAAGCATTTCCCTATCTGGGAATTCTGGTGAGTGGTCATTTATGTCCTGGATCAGTAATTCTCCTTGAAAATACTGCATTGGCTTTTCCAGAGACACCTGGAAATGCAGCACACAGGGGTCCACAGAGGCACAGAGCTCTTCCCGGTCTAGTTTCTCCCTCAGAAGCAGATCTCCAGTCTCGGGATCCAGCAGCAATCGCTGCTTGTAATCATCTGACATCACCCGTGCAGACCTGGCTGCCAGGTCCCCAGATCTCAGACCCAAGTCCTTGGCCAGATGGGCTACAAAGGAGCCGCTTTCTGTTTCCTCCATGATAGGGTATCGAATTGTAGGCTCACTCCAAACCTGAACCAAAACCAGTATAAATATAAAAGCCATGACTTGCCTGTTTGGGTGAATTCTCTCCATCTTCTCCGTGTTGGGAAAGTGATTGTTTGCATCCAATCCTTTAGCAGTCTCCCAGTGCTTTAAAACACTggcttctggattttttttttcttaagaatgaTCTTCACACGCTCTTCTCAATCTTACATTAATCCAGTATATTCTTGTCCAAACCCCTTCATAGCTCCGTAGTGCTTTCAAAGCTCTGCCTGCAtcttttgttctattttctcACAAGCGATTCCTGGTATTTTAGTGATTTTAAAGCCCAAACTTAGCCTGCAGCGCCACCCCGTGGCTTTTTGTGAAACTCTTACAACTCTATTTTCAAATTAACTACTATTTAAAGTTTCCAAATTAAAGTCGTTTTAAAGTGTATGCAGATTTTTCTTCACCAGTGTTGTTACTGTTTGAAACTGCATATTTGGTACAATTATCCAATATTTTTCATGAGTGGGATCATGAAAACAAAACTAGAAGACAGTTGGTCTTATCACACATTGACGATTTGAATAATCAGATAAGCAAAACAAGAACTCATTTTTGTAAAAGTATTTTTTCACAGTGATAAAATATCAAACTATTAAGGTTAATGTCAAGAGTTTTTATAATTCACTATAAGTTATTATAGAAATTATCTTTTGGAATACTCGACTGCACAGATACAGTTGAATCGATCGAATTCATCAGCTAAGCATTTGAGTGAAATAGTTACAAACCAAATAGTGTATGTTGTGAAAACAAACTCAAATTTTATATCGACTAATTACATTATATTCAAATTACATTATatcaaaaatgtaaatttttgatGCACTCTAAGCCAATATCTAACAAATTACTGTGTCtctatttaaatagaaaatgtatGTACACATTTAGTCACAGatcattcaaatatttttatttcaaacttaAAATACCACATTAAAACcagaaagtttgatttcttcacatttctccttttttcccaaTAGTGTTTTGGCTATTCAGGAGTTCTTGTATTTTCACATGAAAAGTTTAGAGACTTTTTGGTAACTTCTAGGAGAATGGCAAACTGGCATTTTGGTAAGAATTCCATGAAGTCGTAAACCAGCTTGAGGATAATCTTCACAGCAGAGGGTCTTCAGTCCATGCACACTTCTTACACAGGTCTTCAAGAATTTCCTTTATGTCTTCTAGGGTTCTGTATGAATTTCATTGACACACCTGCCTGCTTCTTTTCTAAGCATCTTGGTCCTTTTGAGTCCAAGggacttttcctttattttcattttgtccaGTGGTAGTGTACAGAGACAGCTACTTTTAGGGTAATGATCTTTTAGCCTACAGACTTGCAGGACTTGTTCATTAATGTCCATGTGCTTGCAGATTACTTAAGATTCCTTAAAAGTCACACCAAAGATAGttctgtgttctctctttctaattaaaatattttctaaaatgccTTCCTGCATTTAAGATGATTGTGGGGCCTTGCCATTCATTTGGCCCTTAAGTGATCTTtcagtattaatttttatatgttgaaccatttttCCCATATAAATTCTTTGTTATCCATGATGTACAATCTCATCTGTTAATTAGTGTTGGTTTGCCAACgtcgttttcttttctttttctctttttacttttttgtttgtatgtttggagacaaagtttctctgtgtatctttggagacTGTCATGtcgctcactatgtagaccaggctgtcctcagactcacagagatctgcctgcctctgcctcccaagtgctgggataaaaggctctgccagtattttcttgagaattttCACATCAACATCGACAAAGCAAATGGATatatagttttctttcctttcattatattttctgGTTTATCACAATTTACAGTCACAGAATGAGTTAAGGAGTTGCTGCTCTGATCTTTGTAATTAGAGCAGTAATGTTAGAAATATGCCTTTGTCAGGAGGCAATTGTTGGGGTACCAAGTTAATTTCACTTTATCACTAGAGGTTAAATATGGCAACTGCCACATGTTCATTCAGATCAGGACTTTTGGATTGTTTCTTAAGGTTTCTGCTCATTGTCAAATTTCTACATTTATTTCCGATATCAATGTTGTA from Microtus pennsylvanicus isolate mMicPen1 chromosome 4, mMicPen1.hap1, whole genome shotgun sequence includes these protein-coding regions:
- the LOC142847810 gene encoding protocadherin beta-4-like isoform X2; protein product: MERIHPNRQVMAFIFILVLVQVWSEPTIRYPIMEETESGSFVAHLAKDLGLRSGDLAARSARVMSDDYKQRLLLDPETGDLLLREKLDREELCASVDPCVLHFQVSLEKPMQYFQGELLIQDINDHSPEFPDREMLLKIRENSQPGTLLPLNLAQDLDVGSNGLQEYTVNPNSHFHVLTRNNSEGKKYPELVQDTALDREEQAELSLTLTALDGGSPPRSGTAMVRILILDINDNAPEFVKTPYEVQVLESSPPDSAVLIVLAQDADAGNFGRVSYGLFQASDEVRQTFSINEITGEIRLKKGLDFEKIKSYHVKIEATDGGGLSGKGAVLIEVVDVNDNAPELTISSLTSSVPENAPETVISIFRVGDRDSGENGKVICSIPETLPFILKSTFKNFYTLVTESPLDRESRAEYNITITISDMGTPRLTTQHTITVQVSDVNDNAPAFTQSSYTLSVHENNSPALHIGTISATDSDSGSNAHITYSLLPTHDSHLPITSLVSINAENGQLFAPRTLDYEALQTFEFHVGATDQGSPALSSQALVRVLVLDANDNAPFVLYPLQNASAPFTELLPRAAEPGYLVTKVVAVDRDSGQNAWLSFQLLKASEPGLFSVWAHNGEVRTTRLLSERDAPKHRLLLLVKDNGDPPRSASVTLQVLVVDGFSQPYLPLPEVARDPVHDNDDLLTLYLVIALASVSSLFLLSVLLFVGLRLCRRAQSASLAGCSAPERHFPGHLVDVSGAGTLSQSYQYEVCLTGDSGTGEFRFLNPMIPELLVQDSGRELKENLHGRESFVFS
- the LOC142847810 gene encoding protocadherin beta-4-like isoform X1, coding for MERIHPNRQVMAFIFILVLVQVWSEPTIRYPIMEETESGSFVAHLAKDLGLRSGDLAARSARVMSDDYKQRLLLDPETGDLLLREKLDREELCASVDPCVLHFQVSLEKPMQYFQGELLIQDINDHSPEFPDREMLLKIRENSQPGTLLPLNLAQDLDVGSNGLQEYTVNPNSHFHVLTRNNSEGKKYPELVQDTALDREEQAELSLTLTALDGGSPPRSGTAMVRILILDINDNAPEFVKTPYEVQVLESSPPDSAVLIVLAQDADAGNFGRVSYGLFQASDEVRQTFSINEITGEIRLKKGLDFEKIKSYHVKIEATDGGGLSGKGAVLIEVVDVNDNAPELTISSLTSSVPENAPETVISIFRVGDRDSGENGKVICSIPETLPFILKSTFKNFYTLVTESPLDRESRAEYNITITISDMGTPRLTTQHTITVQVSDVNDNAPAFTQSSYTLSVHENNSPALHIGTISATDSDSGSNAHITYSLLPTHDSHLPITSLVSINAENGQLFAPRTLDYEALQTFEFHVGATDQGSPALSSQALVRVLVLDANDNAPFVLYPLQNASAPFTELLPRAAEPGYLVTKVVAVDRDSGQNAWLSFQLLKASEPGLFSVWAHNGEVRTTRLLSERDAPKHRLLLLVKDNGDPPRSASVTLQVLVVDGFSQPYLPLPEVARDPVHDNDDLLTLYLVIALASVSSLFLLSVLLFVGLRLCRRAQSASLAGCSAPERHFPGHLVDVSGAGTLSQSYQYEVCLTGDSGTGFYLADRHIQASDADYNLIQRTVSPGLVES